The region ACAAACAGAAGACAGAACTCCACCGACACTGAGTATAATATCACCTACTAATAACTCCACGAACACCACAACAGGCAATATTTCTATTTTAGGAACAGCAACTGATAGTGGTAGTGGGGTGAAAGAAGTTTATGTAAGGGTAGGAAGTGAAAACTTTGGGAAAGCAGTATTAGACAATACTAACTGGAGCACAAATGTGAGTCTATCCGACGGTTCATACATTATACAAGCATATGCAATTGACAATGCTGGTAATACTAGCACTACACAACAGGTATCAATAGTTATAGACACAGGACTACCTACTGTAACTATACTATCACCTGCTAACAACTCCACAAATAATACTGGTAATATAACAGTTAGTGGCACGGCGACTGATACTGGTAGTGGCATCAAGGGAGTATATCTTAGAGTAGGGACGAATGGAATTTTTAGACAGGTTAGTATATCAGGATCTAGTTGGAACACGAATCTCATTGGTCTAATGGATGATTTAAATGTCATACAGGTTTATGCGGAAGACAATGTTGGTAGAGTTAGTTCTACTCAGCAGGTAACAGTGTTAGTAGACAAAACACCTCCAACTGTGAGTATAACTAACCCTGTAAGTGGTAGCACCTTACCATCTAATTTTACTGTCAGTGGCACGGCTAATGACGCTTTAAGTGGTGTTAAAGCAGTGTATTTGAGAGTGGGTGTAAATAGCTCGTTTGGTAAAGTTAACGGAACCACCAATTGGAACACAAACGTCAATATCACAGTAGGTGGATCATACATAGTTCAAGTTTACGCAGAAGATAATGCTGGAAATATAAGTATTACAGATGAAATAACTGTAAATGTTGATCCTAATATGCCTACTGTCATAATCACTTCTCCTGGAACCGATGGTTCAACAATACTTACAAATACGACTTCTCTCGCGGTTTTTGGGACTGCCAGTGCTAATGTTGTAACTATTGTCTACAGAATTGGCAATGACCCTTGGGGCAGTATCTCAGGAAATACAAGTTGGACTATTAATCTAGGTTCTCTGTCTCAAGGGAGTAATAAAGTGGAAGTTTTTGGGACAAATAGCGCTGGGTTATCAAGTTTAACACAACAAATTATTATCGTTGTTGACACTGCTTCACCGAATATTTCGTCGGTTAGTCCTGCGGACAACACCTTGACGAACACAACTTCGGTGGTAGTGAGTGGTAGTGTGAGTGATGTTGGAGTGGCCGGCGTGAAGGCAGGGTATCTGAGGGGTGGCACAAGTGGAGCGTTTGGGAAGGTGGCGCTTTCAGGCTCTTCGTGGAGTACGAACGTGAGTGGGCTTAGTGATGGGACGAATGTGATAGAGGTGTATGCAGAGGATAATGCTGGGAATGTGAGTGTAATAAACGCAATAAATATTATCGTTGATACTATACCACCGAATGTGAGTATAACTTCTCCTGCAGACAACACCTTGACGAACACAACTTCGGTGGTGGTGAGTGGTAATGTGAGCGATGTTGGAGTTGCCGGCGTGAAGGCGGTGTATCTGAGGGTTGGTACAAGTGGAGCGTTTGGGAAAGTCTCATTGACAGGTTCATCTTGGAATACTAACCTGAGTGGACTCAGTGGAGGCACAAATGTGATTCAGTATTATGCAGAGGATAATGCCGGAAATGTGAGTGTAATAAACGCAATAAATATTATCGTTGATACTATACCACCGAATGTGAGTATAACTTCTCCTGCGGATGGTAGCACTATAACTAACAATCTACCAGCAGGTGGTCTTAGGATAATAGGAACTGCAAGTGATTCGCTAAGTGGTGTTAAACAAGTTTATGTATCAGTAGATGGAGGG is a window of Brevinematia bacterium DNA encoding:
- a CDS encoding Ig-like domain-containing protein, with product MKALTAFLLLIMLIGLVYIGCSPEPQQGGNNRDTNQQTEDRTPPTLSIISPTNNSTNTTTGNISILGTATDSGSGVKEVYVRVGSENFGKAVLDNTNWSTNVSLSDGSYIIQAYAIDNAGNTSTTQQVSIVIDTGLPTVTILSPANNSTNNTGNITVSGTATDTGSGIKGVYLRVGTNGIFRQVSISGSSWNTNLIGLMDDLNVIQVYAEDNVGRVSSTQQVTVLVDKTPPTVSITNPVSGSTLPSNFTVSGTANDALSGVKAVYLRVGVNSSFGKVNGTTNWNTNVNITVGGSYIVQVYAEDNAGNISITDEITVNVDPNMPTVIITSPGTDGSTILTNTTSLAVFGTASANVVTIVYRIGNDPWGSISGNTSWTINLGSLSQGSNKVEVFGTNSAGLSSLTQQIIIVVDTASPNISSVSPADNTLTNTTSVVVSGSVSDVGVAGVKAGYLRGGTSGAFGKVALSGSSWSTNVSGLSDGTNVIEVYAEDNAGNVSVINAINIIVDTIPPNVSITSPADNTLTNTTSVVVSGNVSDVGVAGVKAVYLRVGTSGAFGKVSLTGSSWNTNLSGLSGGTNVIQYYAEDNAGNVSVINAINIIVDTIPPNVSITSPADGSTITNNLPAGGLRIIGTASDSLSGVKQVYVSVDGG